One genomic segment of Aliarcobacter cibarius includes these proteins:
- a CDS encoding PAS domain-containing protein has protein sequence MSQEVKLSKDTMIVSETDPKGIIIYANSDFCSIAGYEKEELIGKPHNLVRHPDMPKVAFKDLWETIKSGKVWKGIVKNKTKDGRYYWVNATAYPSKNSKGELRYVSIRIKPTDDEINNAISLYKTLV, from the coding sequence ATGAGTCAAGAGGTTAAATTATCAAAGGATACTATGATAGTTTCAGAAACAGATCCAAAAGGAATTATTATATACGCAAATAGTGACTTTTGTTCTATTGCTGGATATGAAAAAGAGGAGTTGATTGGAAAACCTCACAATTTAGTAAGACATCCTGATATGCCAAAAGTAGCATTTAAAGACTTGTGGGAAACTATAAAAAGTGGTAAAGTTTGGAAGGGAATAGTTAAAAATAAAACAAAAGATGGAAGATACTACTGGGTAAATGCAACTGCTTATCCTTCTAAAAATAGTAAAGGTGAACTTAGATATGTCTCTATTAGAATAAAGCCAACTGATGATGAAATTAATAATGCTATTTCGTTATATAAAACTTTAGTTTAA
- a CDS encoding phosphatidylinositol phosphate kinase family protein — protein sequence MNKNINCFICTSKLSNKKREKKEESSIFKEKNALNITYCENDSIEKFEEDVSSLIGKNKTLLYFLNKKFIPLTISITSVIFIMIAFLTISIYEDFLKKMILETPSSFELKDYISLGFVIFLFLSLLFMPKILDAEGNELKNLINSWFNKEIRKAKRLKLAYSNFDKKMEIHLYNFDLEDEKHWLWSIFTTMILSRFTNIYFYIRGDKVESVKKTLENLGALNIKVIKNNKLQKSSNIDILLSKKEQIFYSLLQLCSTIVTQSKDKKIFISLELFEYCGKNFIKSDDDENHLSFGFQSFINRSFEDFNFLSQEKSLQIFFTNNVNFKTLKSQKKELAQYLRNHLEDCISKFENPISLLILYYYVKELVLDEKRVIKILEKLISSIKEKQQYELINDYWFEIAGFMFDSNDINSFESSVKSYYRKISISTLNNLAFLFERSGYFEQSILLNKYLYEINPNKYILSICSLYERMGQFDLAYNSLPKELNLGKNDKPLDIEIRYYQRKAAWIIISQRNDNLKREAIESLEKLEKLLFSHNEDNNPLWLWHFYNIKANLCEWEENYDEAINFYKKCLAIPALGSFEYGATFVNMAISYRFKYILETIKNDETINKAINLGKMGVFLKESVGDRDEMPIVLHNYALNILYKISNNFDKKLCNKVLQVTNEALEILEHTKSIKRLGMVLIENFIAKSLLNIDTKDIVLKLERNISIFGKNELEQMKHIYNEFYKNKKIEELNFL from the coding sequence ATGAATAAAAATATTAACTGTTTTATTTGTACGTCAAAACTATCAAATAAAAAAAGAGAAAAGAAAGAAGAGAGTTCAATCTTTAAAGAAAAAAATGCATTAAATATAACATATTGTGAAAATGATTCTATAGAAAAATTTGAGGAAGATGTAAGTTCATTAATTGGTAAAAATAAAACTCTTTTATATTTTTTAAATAAAAAATTTATTCCTTTAACCATCTCTATTACTTCAGTTATTTTTATTATGATTGCATTTTTAACAATATCTATTTATGAAGATTTTTTAAAAAAAATGATACTTGAAACACCAAGTAGTTTTGAACTAAAAGATTATATATCTTTAGGATTTGTTATTTTTTTATTTTTATCACTTTTATTTATGCCTAAAATTTTAGATGCGGAAGGGAATGAATTAAAAAATCTTATCAACTCTTGGTTTAACAAAGAGATTAGAAAAGCAAAACGACTTAAACTAGCTTATTCAAATTTTGATAAAAAAATGGAAATTCATCTTTATAATTTTGATTTAGAAGATGAAAAACACTGGCTTTGGTCTATTTTCACTACTATGATTTTAAGTAGATTTACAAATATATATTTTTATATTAGAGGAGACAAGGTTGAAAGTGTTAAAAAAACTCTTGAAAATCTTGGTGCATTAAATATAAAAGTAATAAAAAATAATAAATTACAAAAAAGTTCAAATATTGATATTTTATTATCAAAAAAAGAACAAATTTTTTACTCTTTATTACAACTTTGTTCTACAATAGTTACCCAAAGTAAAGATAAAAAAATCTTTATATCTTTAGAACTTTTTGAATATTGTGGAAAAAATTTTATAAAATCTGATGATGATGAAAATCATCTAAGCTTTGGCTTTCAAAGCTTTATAAATAGAAGTTTTGAGGACTTTAACTTTTTATCTCAAGAAAAATCTCTACAAATATTTTTTACGAATAATGTAAATTTCAAAACGTTAAAGTCACAAAAAAAAGAATTAGCTCAATATCTAAGAAATCATCTTGAAGATTGCATTTCAAAATTTGAAAATCCAATTTCTCTTTTAATTTTATACTACTATGTAAAAGAGTTAGTTTTAGATGAAAAAAGAGTTATCAAAATACTAGAAAAACTTATAAGTTCAATAAAAGAAAAACAGCAATATGAATTAATCAACGATTATTGGTTTGAAATAGCCGGTTTTATGTTTGATTCAAATGATATAAATAGTTTTGAAAGTTCTGTAAAATCTTATTATAGAAAAATTTCGATTAGTACTCTAAATAATTTAGCATTTTTATTTGAAAGAAGCGGATATTTTGAGCAATCAATACTTTTAAACAAATACTTATATGAAATAAATCCAAACAAATATATTTTAAGTATCTGTTCACTATATGAAAGAATGGGTCAATTTGATTTAGCATATAATTCTCTTCCAAAAGAGTTGAATCTTGGAAAAAATGACAAACCTTTAGATATAGAAATAAGATATTACCAAAGAAAAGCTGCTTGGATAATAATTTCTCAAAGAAATGATAATTTAAAACGTGAAGCCATAGAGTCTTTAGAAAAATTAGAAAAACTACTTTTTTCTCACAATGAAGATAATAATCCTTTATGGCTATGGCATTTTTATAATATAAAAGCAAATCTTTGCGAATGGGAAGAAAATTATGATGAAGCTATAAACTTTTATAAAAAATGTTTAGCAATACCAGCTTTGGGTTCTTTTGAATATGGAGCAACTTTTGTGAATATGGCAATATCTTATAGATTTAAATATATTTTAGAAACAATTAAAAATGATGAAACTATAAATAAAGCTATAAATTTAGGGAAAATGGGTGTCTTTTTAAAAGAATCTGTTGGTGATAGAGATGAAATGCCAATTGTTTTACATAACTATGCTTTAAATATCTTATATAAAATTTCAAATAATTTTGATAAAAAACTTTGTAATAAAGTTTTACAAGTAACAAATGAAGCACTTGAAATTTTAGAACATACTAAATCTATAAAAAGACTAGGAATGGTTTTAATTGAAAACTTTATTGCAAAAAGTTTATTAAATATTGATACTAAAGATATTGTTCTAAAGCTTGAAAGAAATATTTCTATTTTTGGTAAAAATGAATTAGAACAAATGAAACATATTTACAATGAATTTTACAAAAATAAAAAAATAGAAGAACTAAATTTTTTATAA
- a CDS encoding gamma-glutamylcyclotransferase — MYLFGFGSLVNIKSAQNSFKNRELKKEDLIPIKIKGYKRVWNSIESICFEQELVNGIFLNIKKDEKSSIFGVMIKITEEEFEILKLREKNYSCITIKKESVINQKLDDDLIAFMTTKEDKIAKIGKENCFIPSRYIEIVKEGVENFPKEFQDNFNEIFSNFPFPIKDGIYTFSDPVQNKAAKKG, encoded by the coding sequence ATGTATTTGTTTGGATTTGGTTCATTAGTAAATATAAAAAGTGCTCAAAACTCATTTAAGAATAGAGAGCTAAAAAAAGAAGATTTAATTCCTATAAAAATTAAAGGCTATAAAAGAGTTTGGAACTCAATTGAATCTATTTGTTTTGAACAGGAGCTAGTAAATGGTATTTTTTTAAATATTAAAAAAGACGAAAAGTCTTCAATTTTTGGTGTTATGATTAAAATAACTGAAGAAGAATTTGAAATTTTAAAACTAAGAGAAAAGAATTATAGTTGCATAACTATCAAAAAAGAGTCCGTTATAAATCAAAAATTAGATGATGACCTAATTGCTTTTATGACAACAAAAGAAGATAAAATAGCAAAAATAGGAAAAGAAAATTGTTTTATTCCATCAAGATATATTGAAATTGTAAAAGAAGGTGTTGAAAATTTTCCTAAAGAATTCCAAGATAATTTTAATGAAATATTTAGTAATTTTCCTTTCCCAATAAAAGATGGAATTTACACTTTTAGTGATCCAGTTCAAAACAAAGCTGCAAAAAAAGGATAA